A portion of the Collinsella aerofaciens genome contains these proteins:
- a CDS encoding TatD family hydrolase, whose amino-acid sequence MAPQLFDAHCHLDLMAHPDAVADEATALGMGLFDCGVDPRDFARAKKRACNRSNIFAGIGLHPWWLADGRCGTAEINLLCEVAAQERLIGEVGLDFSARFAGSEPLQIQALDRLCDALVQHPLAGRVISIHAVRSAGTVLDALESYGLLTPSPNSPAIIFHWFSGTSNEFVRARNAGCYFSVNERMLATKRGREYARQIPLDRLLLETDAPAEAQADINARQLITSLKSVSRHIAELKNCAAEGVESIVLANSRSIFDFQ is encoded by the coding sequence CGACGGCACTGGGCATGGGTCTCTTTGACTGCGGCGTCGATCCGCGCGACTTTGCGCGCGCCAAGAAGCGCGCTTGCAACCGTTCAAATATCTTTGCCGGCATCGGCCTCCACCCCTGGTGGCTCGCCGACGGGCGATGCGGAACCGCCGAAATCAATCTGCTTTGCGAGGTCGCTGCGCAAGAGCGCTTAATTGGCGAGGTAGGACTCGACTTTTCCGCGCGCTTTGCCGGAAGCGAACCGCTTCAAATACAGGCGCTTGACCGTCTCTGCGATGCACTCGTGCAGCACCCTCTCGCCGGGCGCGTGATATCAATTCACGCTGTTCGTTCGGCAGGAACCGTACTGGACGCCCTTGAGTCATATGGATTACTCACCCCAAGCCCCAACTCCCCCGCCATCATCTTCCACTGGTTTAGCGGCACCTCGAACGAGTTCGTCCGCGCGCGAAACGCAGGCTGCTATTTTTCCGTGAACGAGCGGATGCTCGCTACCAAACGCGGTCGCGAATACGCCCGACAGATCCCACTCGACCGCCTGCTACTCGAAACCGACGCTCCAGCCGAAGCGCAAGCAGATATAAACGCACGGCAGCTCATCACATCGCTAAAAAGCGTCTCCCGGCACATCGCCGAACTTAAAAACTGCGCCGCGGAGGGCGTCGAATCGATCGTTTTGGCAAATTCGCGCTCCATATTTGACTTCCAATGA